GCTGGCGCGACGAGGCGACCCGCGCGCTCTTTCATGGACTCACCGGCAGGGCCGCAGAGGGTAGGCTGCGCGTGCTCGACGTGGCCACGGGCACGGCCGACCTGGCGCTCGCCCACAAGCGCTACCGGCCGGAGGCTGAGGTGATCGGCGTGGACTTCGTGGAAGCGATGCTCGACATCGGCCGCCGCAAGGCGCGCGACCAAGGCCTGGAGGTGGCGCTCGAGCGGGGGGACGGTCTCGCGCTGCCTTACGAAGACGCCTCCTTTGACGCGCTGAGCATTGCCTACGGGCTCAGAAACTTCGCCGACTACCAGGCCGGCCTCCGCGAATTCTTCCGGGTCCTAAAGCCCGGCGGCAGGCTGGTGGTGCTCGAGTTTCCGCCGCCGCCGCAGGGCGTCTTCGGCAGGCTCTTCCGCCTCTACTTCCTGCGCGTGCTACCGCTCCTGGGCGGGCTGATTTCGGGCCGGCAGAGCGCCTACCGCTACCTGCCCGACTCGGTCCTGGCCTTTCCCGAGCCGCGGTGCCTCGCTTCGCTGATGCAGTCGGCGGGGTTTACCGGGGTGCGCTATAGGCTGCAGAGCTTTGGCATTTCGGCCCTGCACGTGGGTGAGAAACCCCACTCGAGCTTGTGACGCCTCTTGCAATGCGGCGCTCTTCACGAGTTTATGATCACGACAAGGAGTAGACTCATCGACGATAAGACCTGAGTCCAGGCTGGGTCGGCACCGTGGTCAGCACCGTGGTCAGCACGGTGATCAACACCGTGAGTCAATACCGCGACCAGTACGGCGACCAGTACGGCGATCATCGTCGAAAGAACGGGTGAGATGACGCGACAAGCTTTTGAGGTCAATACCGATATCAGCCTGATCGATCCCGATTGGGATGAGTTCGAGGCGCTTCACGACCGGCGCTACGCGCTGGCCATCGACTACGTCAAGGACGCGGTGGACGGCGAGTCCTACAACAACAGCGTGATGGACCTGGTGGTGGGCGAGCGCGGTTTCTACGCCCAGGCGAAAAACTTTCCGGCGGCCTTTTACGGCGACCTCGGCACGGCGACCTTGGAGCGGGTCGCCGAGGCCGAGGCGCGAGCGGCGGTCTGGGAGGCCACGGCCTATTACCGTTCGGCTGAGGCACTCTCCTTGAACTGCATCTACGGCAGCGGCAGAGACGGCGAGATCTTTTTCGGCTACCGCTTAGGGGGCGGCGACCGCTACGAGTTCGGCCACCTGAGCACCAGCCTGCCGATGCACCTGCGCGTGGTGGTCGACGCGCCCCAGGCGGTGGGCTTCTTGAGCGACCGCCGCGGCGTGCTCATCTACCAGCGCGGCAAGGGCGGCGAGCACTATCTGCTGCGGGCGCCGGGTAGGCGCCAGCCCTTTCCCTGTCTGGACGGCTTTAGCGACTGAGCTCGTGACTGAGCCCGTGACGACGAGCACCTCGCGCGGTCACACGCTTCAGCGTAGCTATGACCTCGTCGTGGTGGGCGCGGGCGTCAGCGGTTCGGAACTCGCCTGGGCCGCGGCCAGGGGCGGCCTCGACACCCTGCTCGTGACCACCAGCATGGACACGGTCTACAACCTCTTGGGCGACGGGGTGGTGCTCAGGCCGCCCTCCGGCACCCTGATGGCCGAGCTCCACGCTCAGGAGGCGCGAGGGGCCGGGGATAGCTACAACGATAGCTACAACGATAGCTACAGCGGTGGCTACGTGACGACCTGGGGCTTTCACCGACGCGCCAAGTACGCGCTCGAGCACTGCCCCAACCTCCATCTCCTGCAGTCCAACGTGAGCGCCCTCATCGGCGAGAGCGAGGCGCGCGGCGTGAACACCTGGGAGGGCGTAGACCGCCTCGGGGC
The Deinococcota bacterium DNA segment above includes these coding regions:
- a CDS encoding FAD-dependent oxidoreductase, with the protein product MTEPVTTSTSRGHTLQRSYDLVVVGAGVSGSELAWAAARGGLDTLLVTTSMDTVYNLLGDGVVLRPPSGTLMAELHAQEARGAGDSYNDSYNDSYSGGYVTTWGFHRRAKYALEHCPNLHLLQSNVSALIGESEARGVNTWEGVDRLGARVALCVGSFLRARLSIGTLTEAAGRLSEMAYDDLYDDLVARGFAFEDERLEAAFDDGSLPYRVDCRRFALAEWDGEAFRLPRLAGLYAAGVCASGYLTYEEAAAQGRALAQRIVSSG
- a CDS encoding ubiquinone/menaquinone biosynthesis methyltransferase; protein product: WRDEATRALFHGLTGRAAEGRLRVLDVATGTADLALAHKRYRPEAEVIGVDFVEAMLDIGRRKARDQGLEVALERGDGLALPYEDASFDALSIAYGLRNFADYQAGLREFFRVLKPGGRLVVLEFPPPPQGVFGRLFRLYFLRVLPLLGGLISGRQSAYRYLPDSVLAFPEPRCLASLMQSAGFTGVRYRLQSFGISALHVGEKPHSSL